GGCTGTACTTCGGGATTGGCGCGCCCTGCGATCATTGCGACCCCACGGTTGACTACGAGGACGCGCGGCTGGGGACGATCACGTCGATGAAACTGGACGGATCGGACGTTCAGCCGTATGTGACGGGCGTGCGCAACACGGTGGGGCTGGCGTGGCACCCGGAGAACGGGACGTTGTACTTCACGGACAATGGCCGCGACAACCTGGGCGACGACGCGCCGGATTGCGAGTTGAACCGGGTGACCCGTCCGGGCGCGCATTTTGGCAACCCGTACATTCACGGGGGCGACGTTCCGGATCCGGAGCATGGCGCGGGGAAGAACCCGGACGACTACGAGAAGCCGATCCAGAAGCTCGGGCCGCACGTGACGCCGCTGGGAATGCAATTCTACACGGGCGATCAGTTTCCGGCGGAATACAGGAACCGGATTTTCATCGCGCTGAAGGGCTCAACCAATCGCACGCTGAAATCGGGCTACAGCGTGGTGCAGGTGACGCTGGACGCGGCGGGGAACGCGGCGGCCTACGAGGATTTCGCCACGGGCTGGGTGTACCGGGAGGAGGCCTGGGGCCGCCCGGTGGACGTGTGCGTGGCGAAGGACGGCGCGCTGTTTGTGTCCGACGAGCAGGCGGGCGTGATCTACCGGATCGCGTACGGGGAGTAGCGCGGCGGGAGAAGAGAATCGTGTGGGCCCGCGACCGGGTTGGTCG
This is a stretch of genomic DNA from Candidatus Hydrogenedentota bacterium. It encodes these proteins:
- a CDS encoding PQQ-dependent sugar dehydrogenase; protein product: MGITEGSATPMKCITYTLAGAVLAAGWGSAFAADLPLDRIQLPEGFSISVYAENLPGARTLVLGDAGTLFVGTRKANTVYAVVDRDGDHVADETHAYTEGLRNPNGLFFHEGSLYVGEFNRVLRYDGIEASLDAPPAPVVVTEALPSEEAHGSKYYALGPDGRLYFGIGAPCDHCDPTVDYEDARLGTITSMKLDGSDVQPYVTGVRNTVGLAWHPENGTLYFTDNGRDNLGDDAPDCELNRVTRPGAHFGNPYIHGGDVPDPEHGAGKNPDDYEKPIQKLGPHVTPLGMQFYTGDQFPAEYRNRIFIALKGSTNRTLKSGYSVVQVTLDAAGNAAAYEDFATGWVYREEAWGRPVDVCVAKDGALFVSDEQAGVIYRIAYGE